TCTACGGGAAGAGTATATACTTATAAAGAACCTCAGGCAACTGAAGGGGTGAGAGTGGATACCGGGATTTATGAAGGTGGAGAGGTAAGCATGTTTTATGATGCTATGATCTCTAAACTTTGTTCATACGGTGCTGATAGAAATGAAGCGATTACTAAAATGAAGAACGCTTTAAGTCAATATGTGATTCGAGGCATCTCTCATAATATCAGTTTCCTTCAAGCTATATATAACTCTGAACGATTCGTTAAAGGAGACCTTTCAACTAACTTTATCGAAGAAGAATTTAAAGGTGGTTTTACAGGTGCAGTTTTAAATGATGAGCAAAGTGCGGTTATATTGTGTGCGACCGTGTTTATCTTCTTAACTGATGCTAAACGTGCGGCAAGCGTTTCAGGTCAACTGCGGGGAAGGTGTAGAGCGATTGGTACGCGCTGGGTAATAAACTTAGACGGCAAAAACTATCCGGTAACCGTACGACCGATTGAAGACGGCTATAAAATTACTTTTGAGAACAGAAGATTTTATATAACCAGCAAATGGGTTCTAGGAAGTAAATTGTTCCCGTGTAAAGTGAACGGTCAGCAGTATAACTTACAGGTAGAGTATGTAATGGGCGGCTTTGATCTTAGGTTTATGGGCTCCACGGTAAGGGCTGCTGTGTTTACTCCAAGGGCTGCCGAACTTACTAAATTTGTCAAAATATCCAACGGTAAAGATATTCAGCCTGATTTGATTGCTAATATTGCCGGCCTTATTGTGGATATTAAAGTTAAAGAAGGTGATAAAGTTGTGAAAGGCCAGCCACTGGTAGTAATAGAAGCAATGAAGATGGAAAACGTCTTTTTCAGCCAAATTGACGGTAGGGTTAGTAAAATACATGTTAATTCTAAGGAAGTTATTGCGAATGGTGATACCATAATCTCGATTGAAGCGGATTAAGGACGTATGCAAGACCATTTGAGTTTAATTTCAGCATAAAAAATTAAAAAGTAATGCGGCAATATGGCTATTTATATTAGGCAAAATTTCTATCCTAATTTTATTTATCATTGATTGATAAAAATTCATTATCCAACTAGATATTTTTTTAAATATATTGGAAAGTACAATAGTTCAAAATCTTTGGCTTAATAGTGAATCGAATAAGCTAAAATCGCCCGATGAGATTAGTATAACACAATATGTTCCTCTGAAGAGATAACTTACTTAGCAACTTCATTCCAAATTAGGTCAAATTGGTTTTTATATGCTAAAGCCAGATCTGCATTTTCAATTAATACTACTTTTAAACTTTGCCACATTAGATAGGCAATCTTATTATGGTAGATATAGGTTGAAATTCCGCTAAAGTATTTATTAGGTATAAACCTATCTTCAACAAAGGACTTTCTTTCTTCAACCAAGTACTCATTTTTTTTGTCCGCAACTAAGCACCTAAAAACCACATTATTTAATTCAGACAGCCGGCGGTAAAATTTAATCATGTATTCATCACCAAAATATTGGAAATATACTCTCCTATCAAGCCCTGATAATCTTACTATACCTGAATTTTCACTCATAACTTCATATATATCGTTCATCGCCTGCTCAAATGCCTGTATTCCTTCAAGCACCGTAATATTATGTGATGAGAGGGCAGGTACTAATTGTTTAACATATGCAGGTTTATTTTCCGACATGCTATTGCTTTTACTATTGTACATTTTTTATATTTAATCAGGTTTAATTGATACTATATATATTAGTTGCTATAGTAATAAAGCAATATAAATATTAATTATTTTATAAAATAATTATAAAGTTTTATTAAAATTATATTAACAAGCCTATTAATCTGCTGTTATAATTGCTTTATAGTACAAGATCTGTAGAACTAATAAATTATATAATTAAAAACTGCATTGCTGTGATCCCTAATATAGGGCAATCTATTAATATCTTTTTCAATTAAGTTGTAGAGAGAACTATCATGAGAAGTATATAGCTCCTTTTCAAAAAATAGAGCTTACCAGTTGATAAACAGAATATTGGAAGCCAATAAATAGCTCATTATTTGAAATAGGAGAAATACTCTTGTAATGAAATAGAAAATTTTTTATAAAAGATTTCCTCAAACATTATTTTTAACTAAACAAAAAATTACATTTGGAAATAATCACAGATATAGCTGGGAATTATTTTATGTCCTTTAATAAACAAATCTAAATTTGTAAAATTTTTATATATACCTTTAGAAATTAAAAGAGAATCTATACCGAAGTTTTTTGCACCTAAAATATCTGTATTTAAATTATCGCCGATAGCAAGCATTCTAGATTTATCATACTTAGAATCTTTTACAGCATACTGATACATTTCCGTATAAGGTTTTCCGTAATATCTAACTACTCCGCCGAGTGATTCATATTTATTTGCAATAAACCCTGCCGGATATCTTAGTTCATTTCCATGATAAACTACGGTATCAGGGTTAGGGCATAAAGCAACAATATTATTGCCAATGGCTTTTTTTAATATTTCGTCATGCTTATCAAGTTCATCGCTGTTTTCCAAAAATGTAAGTATAACAAGAACCTCTGCCTGCTCAATATCTTGAGTTCGGTTATAAAATTCGCTTAAATCCAAATCTCGATTATATTCGTATCCTAAAATATAAGCTGTGCTTTTGTGATTATATTTTCGAAAATTTCTCTTTAATTCTTGTAGGAATAAATCCCCTGAAGTAATGATTTTTTCATCTCCGCAAATATATCCTAAATCTGCCAGCTTTTTTCTGACTATATTTTGCGGTCGGGGAGCATTAGTAAAGAATATA
This is a stretch of genomic DNA from Candidatus Jidaibacter acanthamoeba. It encodes these proteins:
- a CDS encoding TIGR01459 family HAD-type hydrolase, with protein sequence MQRYIKGLGEIAEKYHTYLIDMSGVVHNGLNAYPKAINTLNTLKEMQKDIIFFTNAPRPQNIVRKKLADLGYICGDEKIITSGDLFLQELKRNFRKYNHKSTAYILGYEYNRDLDLSEFYNRTQDIEQAEVLVILTFLENSDELDKHDEILKKAIGNNIVALCPNPDTVVYHGNELRYPAGFIANKYESLGGVVRYYGKPYTEMYQYAVKDSKYDKSRMLAIGDNLNTDILGAKNFGIDSLLISKGIYKNFTNLDLFIKGHKIIPSYICDYFQM